A segment of the Canis lupus baileyi chromosome 21, mCanLup2.hap1, whole genome shotgun sequence genome:
GCAAGCTCTCAGGCTAAGCACTGAGACTCAGTTGTGGCCCAGGCACCTGGCCTTCTACTCTGCCCTCTGGGCTGTTCTGGGCTGTTCTGGGCTGTTCTGGGCAGCAGCGGCAACCGCCTCCTCCCAAGGAGTCCAGGCCGACCTCTCCTCTCCAAGCCCAGACTCAGCCAGGCCTAAGAGGCCCCCAGGTTGCTTCAGAGCCCTGCTGTTGGTAGGGAGGCTGCGCGGTGGGGGCAGCCCCAGCGCTCACGCAAGCAGAAGTGCCAAACCAGAGCAGAGCAAGTCAGCAGGACCAGAACTGTGCCCACCCCAACAGCTGTGTGGACCAGGGTCAGGGACCTGGGGGGCACGGCCAGCCTGCCACAGGGCCCGAAAGTAGGGCCACTCACCCCATCAAggccctccccacctgcctctggcACGCTGCTTTCTCCAGCTCCATTTGCAGCCACCACACAAACGACATAAGTGCCCCCAGGCTTCAGCCTCTTCAGTTCTGCTCTGCGGGCTGTAGAGTTGAGGGGGGGCCCCTTCTGGGCAGCTCCACTGCCTTCCCAAAGCAGCAGCCAGTACTGGTGGaccggggaggagggggcacaCCAGTGCACCACGGCGCTGCCCGTCTCAGCCACCACGTGCACTTCTCCCAGGCGCGGAGGGTAAggaggctgggcagggctggagaGCCCAGGGCACAGGCAGGCCCTGGGGGCGGCCCTCTGCAGCTCCTTGCATGGCACCTGCAGGTGGCGGCAACTGTCGTAGTCACAGAGGACAGCAGGCAGAGGCGGCCGTAGTgtctcatcttcctcctcctccttaaaGTCTTGAGGGGTCAAGAGCTGTGATCTGGCCACTAAGGAGAAGGTGACAGCCAGGAGCCACAGAAGGCAGGGAGAGCCCAGCATTGGAGTCTGGAAGGGAAGGAGTTGGAGAAGTCGAGACCGCCCAGACCCCatgccctctgcccccctgcccccaacaaAACCAGGGAAGCACAGCTGGGGGCAAAGAAGAGGacaggaaagcaaagaaaaggaCACAGACATGCTGATTTGTCAACCAACTTCTCAACGGGCTATGGACTTGTTGGTTGGTTTGGGGTGAAACAAATGCAGGCTGACCTGAGAGATGGGTGCGCGATTGGCAATGGGTGAAGTACCAGAAACagttaatgaataaacaaagtgcTGGAGGGCAAAAAAAGAGGATTTACTCAGCCTGAGGAAGAAAGGTAGAATTATTCCCAGCTGCCACTCAAAGGACCGATCTCAGTAAAAACAATTATCAGTCAGAGACATACGGAAAAACCCAAAAGGAGACAGAAACGAGAAAGAAGAGATGGAACAGAAGGGGAAAACCTGCGGACCTGGACCGTTCCCCATCTACCACAGGAGCTCCAGTCCCTGCCGCCCCCCACCTGCCATCCCCTTCCCCTGGCCCCCAGTAGCCCCCTCACCAGCGGGGAGGTCTCCCAGCAGTGCAGATCTCAGGCCAGAGGGCTGTGGGTGAAAGGCTAGGGTGTCCCCAGGAGCACGGGCTACACGGGCAGGTTTTGTCTTCAATTGTTTTGGCTTGAAGCTTTTATACCCTTCCATGATGATGTCACCAcccagcccccctgccctgcacccccccGCCCTTTCCCGGTGAATGCCAAGAAGCCGGCTGGTCCCTTCAGAGAGCCTGAGTcacggggctggggtggggggagccacaGGCAGCTGCTGCATCTGGaggccaggatgcctgggtttGGAGAGGTGGGCGGAATGTGGAAAGCAGCCAGGAGCGGAGAATCACAGGGCTgaagctgtgtgtgtggggggcgggcggggggggggggtgaggagagGAACAGGGCGAGAGGGCCACCTGGCTGCAGTTGGGGGTTGGAAAGTAGCTGTGACAGCATGGGGCCTGGGCTCCAAAATGTGGTTTCGGTAAAAATCATACCACATCCAGGGCAGTCATTTCCTCCCAATGGACAGAGAAAGGGTGGGGTACAGAGGCCAGAATGATGCAGCCCAGCTCTCCAGACCCGCCCTCCTCGATCCCCCTCTCCAGTCACGTGGAGGCAGTGGGCAAGAGAGGTTTTCTCTCCTTTGACTTCCTAGGCTTCTGAATGGAAACAGCCGTATAACAGGCCAGGTCTGGAGGCCTTCCCCACCGGCCGGCCCTCCAGCAAGACAACCTCTTCCACTGCTGGGTGGCGGGGAAGGTGCCAGGGCAATGCAGCGTTTTCACAAGGCCCTGAATCCATTTCAAGGAGTCAGGGAAGCAGTGGGCATGAAAATAGTTTATTGGGGGAGCCACAGGACAGGGGAAGAGTTGTCAAGTGAGAAAAGGCTGGAATGTGAGGACTCTGTCCTGTTCTCTTCAGGAACTGGAGCAGGTGGGGCGCTGTCGAAGACTGCCCACAGAGGGTTCAGAGCTGCCCAGAGTTTCTGGGGCAAGGGCATGGGTAGGAGCAGGCAGGTTGGCCTCCGTCAGCAAAGCTGCGTCTTCCCAGGAGCCTGAACCTGGGCcagaggagggagaaacaaaATCCCAAATGGGACATTAAGTAACCAGGGGCTCTTCAACCCCCTCGGTCAATATAACCTCCTCCCCACCGACATGCCACCTCCACTCCACCAGACCCCCCATGCCGAGCACCCCTCACCGAGCGCCCCTCACCATCACTGGCCTCTGGCTCCAGCTCCTCCTCTCCATTCAAGGGCTGCGGATCTGGTTTCTCCTCCTCAGGGAGCTGACCCTCTGCAGCCACAGGGGGAATGCAGAGGTCAGGCTAAGAGGCTAAAGGGGACAACTGAAGACAGGGAGGGCAGGCGGGTGAGCTGTTACTGTACCTGCCCCTGGGGGATCTTCAGGGCTCTCACCGTCCTCTGTGATGTCTGACAGCTGTGTTGACTCCTCCTGGCCTTGGGGCTCTGTGCCTCCAAAGTGGGTAGAGGACAGGGTAGGGCTAAAGCAACTGCACGCAGGCAGCAGTGCCAAGCTCACCTCCTCCGGTCTGCCTATCCTCTGACCCTTAGCCCAGCTGTGAGGGCCTAAAGCTTCATCCTGGCTAACACAGGAGGCCCCCTCCCATCACGTTTACCTGGATGATGGGCTGAGATCCTTCGCTGTACTGGCTTCTGGGAACTGTCTCTTTTTCGGATGTTTACCTGCGAAGGGGATACTAGTGAGCAGTGaggatgcccccccacccccgctgtgATCTGGACCTTTAACACCCGAGGAGCATCCCCATCATGCCCCAGCCCACTCCTTAGTCCAAGAAGGATGATgaaggggagaagaaggaagtCCTTTGTGACCTGCAAGGAGAAGCGGTGTCGGGGCCAGATGCCCCCCCACACCCACTGCATATAGCTGAAGAGCACAATGACACTCAGGAAGGTGAAGTTGCTGGCGACGCCTATGAAGGCGCAGGTCATCGGGAAGTTGTACAGCAGATACCTGAGGCAGGAAGAGGCAGTTACCGGAGAGCACTAGCCTTCTCACTTCCCAGAAGTCATTTCTAGGAAAATTCAAGTTAGTTTCACTTAAGGACAGCCCCCATACGAGCTGCAGTGGTTCCTCACCTAAGCCCGGTGAAATGGGCATGGATGCGGAGGTAGGCTCCGTACATCTGGATGCGCTTGCTGTGGATCTCAATAATCGCTCCAGTAGTTGGCACATACTGCAGAGGGCAGGGCACTGAGTGTCAGGCCACGATCCTGTTGCCGTCACTCTTCAAGCCCAATCTGAAGCCCACTTCCAGCATCTCCACTGCTGTTCCTGTTGACCGAGCCCAAAGGCTCCACAGGGAGAATTCTGGGCTCATGCGGACAGTGGTATCTAGTCTTCCTTCACCCCCTTACCGAGTTCTCCCTATATTCCGAGTAGAGCTCCACCTCCAGGAGCTGCTTCTGCTCTGCAAATCCAAACAGCAGGAGGCTGGAGAAGACCAGTGTGTCAAGCATCTGCAGCAGGTCTGAGCGGTAATGCAACATCACCTGCCAGGGCCAGGAAGGAGAGGCTGGGGACAGGTACCCCCAAATTTCCACAGCCCCACCCACCCTTCCACCGCTCCTGAGTAGtctgtgaagcctgcttcttcctcaggcCCCATGCTCTCTCATTTTCACTTCCTACCACACTCCCCAACCCTTGGCCCAGTCATTCCAACTACCTGAGTAACATGCCCGCCCGCCCACGTCTTCATCCCCTTCTTCCTGAAACCTGCATAGGTGAAGTCCCACACAGTCTCTGATCTTTCCCCCAGGCAGTTCTACAATCCAAAATTGTCTCTAAGTTTCAGTGTACCACCTGAAACTTTTTTCTCCATATAGACACTCAGGGATTTGTTTCATAATGTAGCTCTGTTGACAATTCATGTAAGAATGGAGTctcatatttattgaacacccgCTATACGCTAGTGAGCACTGTACCTTTTTTCATTGAATCCAAACTAGTCTTGCTACAGGACTACTACTATCACACTCAGTTGGTAATGCTGTGTAACCAAGGGGTGAAAGAAGCTGTCTCTCAGCTTGTGTGTTTCTGAGTGAGGAGGATTCCAGTGCAGATCTCTGGGGTCTAATGAAGCCCATTTTGGCTCCACTCTTCAGACTTTACCCTGAAGCTGGACAGGCAGCTATCAGGTATCTGGAGTGTCGGTCTGGCTTGGTGAACTGACTCATcttccctatctttttttttttttttaagattttatttatttattcatgagagagagagagagagggagagagagaagcaggctccacgcaaggagtctgatgtggaactcgatcccaggtctccaggattccgccctgggctgaagacgggccaaaccactgagccacccaggcatcaccccCCTCTTTCCTATCCTGATGAATCTGTGACCTCAGACCTAAAGCCCTACCCAGATGTTCTGACATCTGTTGTCACCCCCGTGCCCTCCCAGACAGGTCCTGAACACTTACAGAGCGTGAAGAAGTGGAGATGATGCGGCCGCCTCTGGTGTAGCATGAAATGGTGACTAAGAACATGCCCAAATCTTGATTCACAGGGGACTCTGGCAGCTCAAGCTCTAAGGTAACGCGGTACGGCTGTCCATACATCAGCACCTGCCCAAGGTAGCCCCcatctcttttcaaaaaatacataaaaaaaaaaaaaaaaattccacctcctcccacctccaaACGCTGCCACACACCCCCAGGCCAGCACAGGGGGCGGCGGGGTCTCTCATTCCCGGGAAGgtgctgccccctggtggccgCCCTCCCACTTCTGAGATCACCACCCGTGACTTGGCTGAATCAGAGAAAGGCTGTGTCACATCTCTTTTTCCAAAAGTGAACCGTCATGTTGCCAACTGGGCCATCTGTGACTCAGGCCTCTGTCCCCGTGAGGCCATCCCCCTGGGCCCAGCCTGCCTTCGCTTACATTATTAATTAACCAAGTGCCAGAAGTGTACACCAACTCCCAAACCACCCCTCACAGTCAGGTCACTCCAGTTCAGCTTTCTGTCGCTCTGGGTTCCTTACCTCTTGTCTGTTGGTAGAACCCTGCGGCTCCTAGTGGGGAGGCTTCTTCACTGGCATTAACCTTGAAAGGTTACAGATTTGCCACCAGACACACTCCGGTTTTTCCTGACCATTACAATATTCTTCTAATCtctttattcaattatttttatctgtagcACGACATCCTCAGAGGCAAGAGtatagcttttgtttttaaacaaagagaatggatttttttttttaaaaagctggctTTCTAAAAGatgttgtttttaaacaaagataatagattttttaaaaagcccatagCGAACCACCTCGAAAATCCAGGTATGGCTGAGGGTGCTTTGAGCACTATCACTAGGGTAAAAGGTAGAAAAACCCTGTAAAAGTCTTTCTTTGTACAGATTCTTATCTTCaaaatgaattatctttttttttttttttttcaaaatgaattatcTGTTGAAAAAATGGATTCCATGAGATTCCTAGCCCATGGAAGAGGCCAGAAGAAGCCAGCTGCTTCACTGAATTCTCTGAAACATTTTTacaggcagggggaaggggagaagagggagagagatcttaagtaggctccacacccaactcAGATCTTTGGTGCTCGATCTCACACAACccttctcagggtcatgaccggggctgaaatcaaaagtcgaatgcttaactgagtcacccaggcacccctgaaacaTTTTAATAGGTAGTTCTCTAGGTGGGTTGAAGCGAAATGGGTAGTGACTGCTAGCTAATGGGTAGGAGTTTCTTTTTTGGGGTGAAAATGTTCTACGATTAATTGGGGTGCTGGTTGCTTAACTCTGTGAGTACACTAAAAAtgactgaactatacacttatttattaattaaaaagattttatttattcatgagagacagagagagaggaagagaaacagagggagaagcagactccctcaggGAGTCAATCCCGGATACTCGGACCACGCCCCAAGCGGACGGCAGACACGCAACCAGGCGTCCCTGAACTATACAtgttaaatgggtgaattgtacgGTACGTGagttttatctcaataaagctgtttaattatgtttttaaactaGTAATTCTGTCTAAACCAACATCTCCAATGGGAGCCACCAAATCAAATATCAGAATCTTGTGAATGACTCCAAGCCTTTGTTCACATCTGATGGGCATTCTCCTTCTGTTCCCACATCCCCACAATATTCACCCTTCCTTACAGGGTCGGTCCATTTTGAGCCCCACCATCCCCATAGTCTCACACTGATGCATCAAATTCTCCACAAATTCTTCTGAAATGCAGAATCTGCACCTTATGCCTTGCTACTTCATGCAGTATATAGATTTCTATCAAACCTGTAAGCTCCTGGAAAGCAGGGCCACATTTTCTACTTCTACCAAAGTGTTACACAGAAAATAGACACAttatgctttctatttcttcatcccttcctttatattcgcTGTAAATGGACAAAAGGATCAACCTGCTTTAATTATCAGGGACTACCCTGATTGGAGTCTCTGATATTGGATTTCCCCTCACCATtcatctttcccttccttccttatcCAGCAGCCTCACACCCAATTGCAGGCTACCTGAATCACCACTAGGATCTCCACAAcaggggcagccaggtggctcagtggtttagcgccactttcagtccagggcctgatcctggagacccggtatcgaatcccactcgggctccctgcatggagcctgcttctccctctgcctgtgtctctgcctctctctctctctctgtgtgtgtctctcatgaataaataaatacaatctttaaaaaaaaaaaaaggatctccaCAACAGGCAGCCACACAACTGTATGCACCATTTCAGGTGCATATATACTGTGGCTTTGTTTCTAATTCCCTCTCAATATAGtctatttattactatttttagcCACAAAAGTACATTATTGAATCAATGTCTtcatagactttttttaaagaaatcaaattcttttttttttaattt
Coding sequences within it:
- the LRRN4CL gene encoding LRRN4 C-terminal-like protein: MLGSPCLLWLLAVTFSLVARSQLLTPQDFKEEEEDETLRPPLPAVLCDYDSCRHLQVPCKELQRAAPRACLCPGLSSPAQPPYPPRLGEVHVVAETGSAVVHWCAPSSPVHQYWLLLWEGSGAAQKGPPLNSTARRAELKRLKPGGTYVVCVVAANGAGESSVPEAGGEGLDGVSGPTFGPCGRLAVPPRSLTLVHTAVGVGTVLVLLTCSALVWHFCLRERWGCPHRAASLPTAGL